The sequence CTCGTCACTGCTGCCGGTGGGCGACGGGCTGCTGTGTGCCGTCAAGCGGTGAGCGCCGTCGGGCGGTGCGGCGCCGGAAAGAGGTGAGCGCCGGTCGCCGGGGTCCGGGAACGCGGCTGCCCCAGCAGCGCGTACGATGCCGGGGCAGCCGTGAGGACTGAGTCGCTGACGTGTCAGACGACGACGTTCTTCAAGGCGTCGGCGAGCGCCGCGGCCTCGTCAGGGGTCAGCTCGACGACGAGTCGACCGCCGCCTTCGAGCGGAACGCGCATGACGATGCCCCGCCCCTCCTTGGTCACCTCGAGCGGGCCATCGCCCGTCCGCGGCTTCATGGCCGCCATGCTCGTTCCCCTTCCTGAAACCAGCTCATCGTCTGCCGAGAGCCCCCAGAGGGCATCCGCGGTTCCCGAACGGACACGCGACACCGGCATCGAACACATTGCTTCCCGGCCATTATCCCGCATCGCAGGACCCGATGACCAACATCAGTCGGCATCGCTTGGGCAACGCGCGCGAGCAAAACCACCCAATTCGGGGATGTGGCTGCGATACTGCGCCACCGCGCGGACATCCGGCGGCCGGATCCGCTCCGTTTTTCTTTGACGCAGGTCACACGTCCGCTCCGGCCCTTGGTCGGCGATCTCCGCCATGCTGTCCTTCATACATGGACGTACTGAGCGGTACGTCACCCGCGACACCGGAGGGATGTCCCATGGCCGACACCGTGCTCTACGAGGTGAGCGACGGACTCGCGACGATCACGCTGAACCGCCCGGAGGCCATGAACGCGCTGAACATCGCGACCAAGGCCGCCCTCCGGGAGGCGGCGGAATCCGCGGCCGGGGACACGGCCGTACGGGCG comes from Streptomyces sp. FXJ1.172 and encodes:
- a CDS encoding DUF3117 domain-containing protein produces the protein MAAMKPRTGDGPLEVTKEGRGIVMRVPLEGGGRLVVELTPDEAAALADALKNVVV